The Rhododendron vialii isolate Sample 1 chromosome 8a, ASM3025357v1 genome has a window encoding:
- the LOC131298204 gene encoding protein SCO1 homolog 2, mitochondrial: protein MSVSRFLSFTSRNRSSQTLNLLNCFGPSRRFHCSRVMRSAKRTTLPPQLPEKTPSSHSWRRYIIPTALLGGIGGVVFLFHSNDERRAILKGQGADCDRCTIKGPIIGGPFSLMDTEGRLVTQNNLRGNWVLLYFGYTSSPDVGPAEVHKMAKATDILELKQNTKVLPVFVTVDPQRDTPSQLRAYLKEFDSRIVGLTGPVTAVRQMAHEYRVFFKKVEEDGDDYLVESSHNMYLVNPNMEVVRCFGVEYNAEELSEAILKEVNRTGTQQT, encoded by the exons ATGTCGGTGTCAAGATTTCTTTCCTTTACCTCCAGGAACCGCTCCTCACAAACTCTGAATCTACTTAATTG TTTTGGGCCATCTAGGAGGTTTCATTGTTCCCGTGTCATGAGATCAGCAAAAAGGACTACTCTTCCTCCTCAGTTGCCTGAGAAAACACCAAGTTCGCATTCATGGCGTAGATATATAATT CCAACTGCTTTGCTTGGAGGTATAGGAGGAGTGGTATTTCTTTTTCACTCTAATGATGAGAGGAGGGCAATTTTGAAAG GCCAGGGTGCGGACTGTGACAGATGTACTATCAAGGGTCCAATAATTGGTGGGCCTTTCTCTTTGATGGATACAGAAGGTCGGTTGGTTACCCAAAACAATCTTCGCGGAAATTGGGTTCTTCTCTATTTTGGTTACACATCTTCTCCTGATGTTGGGCCGGCGGAAGTCCACAAAATGGCCAAGGCTACCGATATATTAG AATTGAAACAGAACACAAAGGTCTTACCGGTGTTTGTCACGGTTGATCCACAGCGTGATACTCCTTCGCAACTACGTGCTTATCTTAAAG AGTTTGACTCAAGAATTGTGGGATTAACTGGACCAGTCACTGCTGTCAGACAAATGGCACATGAATACCGTGTATTCTTTAAGAAGGTTGAAGAAGACGGAGATGATTACCTTGTTGAATCTTCCCACAACAT GTATCTTGTGAACCCAAACATGGAAGTAGTGAGATGCTTCGGGGTAGAGTACAATGCAGAGGAACTCTCTGAAGCAATACTCAAGGAGGTGAACAGAACTGGAACACAACAGACTTGA
- the LOC131298201 gene encoding probable trehalose-phosphate phosphatase J — protein sequence MKNQNGAVSDNKSDINMAITVEVAGSSLFTTAAQQAPLAARRYITISRKKLLHSLDIEGGVRLNAWIDSMRASSPTHLKSSPLLSQDQSSWINQHPSALEMFEQITKASKGKQIVMFLDYDGTLSPIVDDPDRAFMSDAMRATVRKLARHFPTAIVSGRCRDKVYSFVRLAELYYAGSHGMDIKGPSKGSIYKNGTDHQAVLFQPASEFVPMIDEVYKSLLEKTKFTPGAKVEHNKFCLSVHFRCVDEKKWSELALLVRAVLKEYPKLRLTQGRKVLEIRPTIKWDKGKALEFLLESLGFANSADIFPVYIGDDRTDEDAFKVLRERGQGFGILVSKIPKETSASYSLQEPSEVMNFLQRLVQWKRKSLRQKFRLRRRLQETKVSLPN from the exons ATGAAGAATCAGAATGGGGCGGTCTCCGACAACAAGTCGGATATTAATATGGCGATAACGGTGGAGGTGGCGGGGTCGTCGTTGTTCACGACGGCGGCGCAACAAGCACCACTGGCGGCCCGTCGTTACATCACCATTTCTCGGAAGAAGCTACTCCATAGCCTTGATATCGAAGGTGGAGTGAGACTCAACGCGTGGATCGACTCTATGAGGGCTTCCTCACCAACCCATCTCAAATCCTCACCTCTTCTCTCTCAAGACCAAAGCTCTTGGatt AATCAGCACCCATCAGCTCTGGAAATGTTCGAGCAGATAACAAAAGCATCAAAGGGGAAGCAAATAGTGATGTTTCTCGACTACGACGGAACCCTTTCCCCGATCGTCGACGACCCAGATCGAGCTTTCATGTCTGACGCT ATGAGAGCAACGGTGAGAAAACTTGCTAGACATTTTCCTACTGCTATTGTGAGTGGGAGGTGTAGAGATAAg GTGTACAGCTTTGTTCGATTAGCAGAATTGTACTATGCTGGAAGCCATGGAATGGACATTAAAGGGCCATCCAAAGGTTCCATTTACAAGAAT GGTACTGATCATCAGGCTGTTCTCTTCCAACCAGCTAGTGAATTTGTTCCGATGATAGACGAG GTTTACAAATCATTGTTGGAGAAAACTAAATTTACTCCCGGTGCTAAGGTGGAACATAACAAATTTTGCCTCTCTGTCCATTTTCGCTGCGTTGATGAAAAG AAATGGAGCGAGCTGGCGCTACTGGTGAGGGCAGTATTAAAGGAGTACCCAAAGCTTCGACTGACTCAAGGAAGAAAG GTATTAGAGATCCGTCCTACGATTAAATGGGACAAAGGGAAGGCCCTTGAATTTTTGTTGGAGTCTCTTG GGTTTGCTAATTCTGCTGACATTTTTCCTGTTTACATCGGAGACGATCGAACAGATGAAGATGCATTCAAG gttttaagagagagaggacaAGGCTTTGGCATTCTTGTTTCCAAGATTCCCAAGGAGACAAGTGCATCTTATTCTTTACAAGAGCCATCCGAG gTTATGAATTTTTTGCAGCGATTGGTACAATGGAAAAGGAAGTCGTTGCGACAAAAATTCAGGCTAAGAAGACGACTTCAAGAAACGAAAGTATCACTTCCCAATTGA
- the LOC131298200 gene encoding protein ALTERED PHOSPHATE STARVATION RESPONSE 1 translates to MRMFGGSSKTEKTEALRLCKARKKFIKQAIDSRYAFAAAHVSYSQSLKNIGIALRRFAEAEVLVESSLSTSATENDKTPSHSSYPSPSPSCIRELSDSPLPTGSPLSTPVSRVSYMRSGASTSAVTVRFDPSNGYVQNGESVGFTMPPPPPPPFGEPGSWDYFDPIDDFESFRFVGQNEVNLDFDDVGIYRQFSGREGGLDNGHSEGSMTPELEQKGGTPANGSNRGTPVNRSNRSLTSEGIEGTDSEVIKQEGERNVNGLPGALVVKTALEPSSSKMDKSLVKKDIGAEREDPSEFITHRAKDFLSSIKDIEHRFFRASESGKEVSRMLEASKIRVGYSDAKGGSAVSDFLAALRLTCCRGNAVLVSHEPSELRTKVITWKRTTSSISSSSRNPLASASKDDNDDSGSDFAEEFCMIAGSHSSTLDRVYAWERKLYDEVKASESIRKDYDRKCDQLRHQFAKDQSAQVIDKTRAVVKDLHSRIRVALHAVDSISKRIEKMRDDELHPQLVELIQGMIRMWKAMLECHHSQYITISLAYHAKSSTGIPQGDTQREIMSQLQDEIECFGLSFANWINSHTSYVAALNGWMQNCILQPRERSKGRRAFSPRQVTGPPLFFLCQDWSAGIKLLPSEELSDSIKALLSDLRDSVEQQGKEMQKTERTVLDTSNNEESLCKDNENEKSDDNSSSNISSIHSSLGKVLDQLTKFSEASLKMFEHIRQKSVSARTEYSKYMQPRP, encoded by the exons ATGCGAATGTTTGGTGGGAGTTCAAAAACTGAGAAGACGGAAGCTTTGCGACTTTGTAAAGCAAGGAAGAAGTTCATCAAACAAGCGATTGATTCAAGGTACGCATTTGCAGCTGCTCATGTTTCTTACAGTCAATCACTCAAAAACATAGGCATTGCTCTCCGGCGATTCGCCGAGGCCGAAGTGCTCGTGGAATCTTCTCTGTCCACTTCGGCCACTGAAAATGACAAAACCCCATCCCATTCTTCCTACCCATCACCTTCTCCGTCGTGTATTCGCGAATTATCGGATTCCCCATTGCCCACTGGGAGCCCCCTTTCGACTCCGGTTTCGAGGGTGAGTTATATGAGATCAGGAGCTAGTACTAGTGCTGTGACTGTTAGGTTTGATCCAAGTAATGGGTATGTCCAGAATGGAGAATCCGTGGGGTTTACGATGCCGCCTCCCCCACCACCTCCTTTTGGTGAGCCAGGCTCTTGGGATTACTTCGACCCTATTGATGATTTTGAGAGCTTTAGGTTTGTAGGACAGAATGAAGTCAATTTGGATTTTGATGATGTGGGAATATATAGACAGTTTAGTGGAAGAGAAGGTGGTTTAGATAATGGACACTCTGAAGGATCCATGACCCCTGAATTAGAACAAAAGGGAGGCACTCCGGCTAACGGGAGTAACCGAGGAACTCCGGTTAACAGAAGTAACCGTTCACTTACATCCGAAGGAATTGAAGGCACTGACAGTGAAGTGATAAAACAAGAGGGTGAACGAAATGTGAATGGGTTGCCTGGAGCTCTTGTGGTGAAAACTGCATTAGAACCGTCTAGTTCAAAAATGGATAAGTCTTTGGTGAAGAAAGATATTGGTGCGGAAAGAGAGGATCCTTCAGAGTTCATCACCCACAGAGCTAAAGATTTTCTTTCTAGCATAAAGGACATTGAGCATCGATTCTTTAGAGCATCAGAATCTGGAAAGGAGGTCTCCCGGATGCTTGAAGCTAGCAAAATCCGGGTTGGATACTCTGACGCCAAAG ggGGGTCAGCAGTCTCAGACTTTTTGGCAGCTCTGCGACTGACGTGTTGCCGAGGCAATGCTGTACTTGTTTCACATG AACCTTCTGAACTTAGGACAAAGGTTATTACTTGGAAGCGCACGACATCCTCAATATCATCTTCTTCGAGGAATCCTCTTGCCTCGGCATCAAAAGATGACAATGATGATAGCGGAAGTGATTTTGCCGAAGAGTTTTGCATGATTGCAGGAAGCCACTCCTCCACTCTGGACAGAGTGTATGCATGGGAGAGGAAACTCTACGATGAAGTGAAG GCCAGTGAGTCTATCAGGAAGGATTATGATCGGAAATGTGACCAACTCAGGCACCAATTTGCAAAAGATCAAAGTGCCCAAGTAATTGATAAAACCCGAGCGGTGGTAAAAGATCTGCACTCAAGAATTAGGGTGGCTCTTCATGCTGTTGACTCAATTTCAAAGCGGATCGAGAAAATGAGGGATGATGAGCTGCACCCACAACTTGTAGAACTAATTCAGGG AATGATTAGGATGTGGAAGGCCATGCTTGAATGCCATCACTCACAATACATAACAATCTCATTAGCATACCATGCGAAGAGCTCAACTGGCATTCCCCAGGGAGATACCCAGAGGGAGATCATGAGTCAGCTCCAGGACGAGATCGAATGCTTTGGCCTCAGCTTTGCGAATTGGATCAATAGCCACACATCGTACGTGGCAGCTCTCAACGGATGGATGCAAAACTGCATTTTACAACCCAGGGAGCGGTCCAAGGGCAGAAGGGCATTTTCACCTCGTCAAGTTACGGGCCCACCTTTATTCTTTCTCTGTCAAGATTGGTCAGCCGGGATTAAATTGCTGCCATCTGAAGAACTTAGTGATTCCATCAAAGCCTTACTAAGTGACCTTAGGGACTCAGTTGAGCAACAAGGGAAGGAAATGCAGAAGACGGAAAGAACAGTGCTTGATACGAGCAACAATGAAGAATCTCTATGTAAGGACAATGAGAATGAGAAGAGTGATGACAATAGTTCTTCAAACATAAGCAGCATACATTCCAGTTTAGGGAAGGTTCTTGATCAATTGACCAAGTTTTCAGAGGCTTCTTTGAAAATGTTTGAACATATTCGGCAGAAAAGTGTTTCGGCTCGGACTGAGTATTCGAAGTACATGCAGCCTAGACCTTGA